The bacterium DNA segment GGCCCCCGGGGGCAGGAAGAAAGGCCGGTCCAGGCATCACCTAAGCAGGCAGAAAGCCAGGAAGGGTGATGGGCGATGAAGAGAACGCGCACTGTCGCATTGCTGCTGGTCGTGTTGCTGGTGCTGGTGTGGTGCTGTGGCTGCGCGACCAAGATGGCCGCGCGCTTGTCTGAACCGGGCGCAGCGCCGCCAGCGCCGGCCCAGATGGCAGCAACCCCCGCCGGTGAGGCCGACGCCGCCGGGAGAGGCGCCTCGGACGAGAAGCAGGTTGCCGGGACTTCCGGCGCCTCGGCTCCGACCGCAAACGCCGCCGCCAACCGCAAGATCATCACCACCGGCAGCATGACGATCGAGGTGCGGGACCTCGACCGGGCCGTGGGCGAGCTGACCCGGCTGGTGACGCAGGCTGGCGGCTTCTTCGCGAACAAGACCGTGTCGGTCGAAGAGGACTGGCGGCACGCCGAGCTGACGATCCGCGTCCCGGCCGACAGCTTCGGCAAGCTCCACGACGGTGCCCGCGCGTTGGGGACCGTCACGCGCGACGAGCAGCAGGGCGAGGACGTCACCAAGCAGTGGCAGGACCTGGAGGCCCGCATCAAGATCCGCCAGGCCGAGGAACAGGCGCTGGTGCGGTTGATGGCACGGCAGGGGCGCCTGGCTGACTTGCTCGAGGTGGAGAAGCGGCTGTGGGAAGTGCGCGAGCAGATCGAGCAGGCCCAGGGCGAGTTGCGGGTGCTGCGCGACCAGGTGACGCTCGCGACGCTGACGGTCACGCTGCGTGAGGAAGTCCCGGCGGGCGTCGGCAAGGTGGGCCCGTGGAACCTGGGCTATCACGTCGTGAACGCCGTGCACGCCCTGGTCAGCGCCGTCCGGGCTGTCCTCATCGCCCTGATCTACGTGGCCCTGCCCGGCGCCATCGTGTGGGTGCCTCTGTTGTTGCTGATCCGCTGGCTGCGCCGGCGGGCCCGGGCGCGGCGCGCCCAGGTACCACCGCCGCCCGACACGACAGCGTAGGTGAGGTGGACAACATGATGACCCCTGCCGGAGCGCTGATGATCGAGCATCGCCTCATCGAGCGCATGGTGGCGCTCATGGAAGAGCAACTTGCGCGGGTGCGGGGCCGGCATGACTGCGACCCGGACTTCATCAGCGCCGCAGTGGACTTCACTCGCAGCTATGCCGATCGCTGCCATCACGGGAAGGAAGAGGACATCCTCTTCCGGGCCCTGGCAGCACAGCCGCTGGATGAGCCGCTGCAGACCGTCCTGCAGGAACTGATTGACGAGCACGTTCGCAGCCGCCGGGCGACGGGTCGGCTTGCCGACGCCGGCGAGCGCTATCGACAGGGCGAGGCGGGGGCGCTGGCCGAGATCGAGCAGCGCCTGGCGGAACTCGTGTCGCTCTATCCTCAGCACATCGCCAAGGAAGACAAGCGCTTCTTCGTGCCTGCCCAGCAGCGCTTCAGTCAGCCCGAACTGGCCGCCATGCTCGACCAGTTCGGGGAGTTCGACCGACAACTGTTCCACGAGCACTACCGCCATCTGGTGGGTCAGTGGGAGGGAGCACAACACCGGCCATGACGCACGAACCGTGCCCGCCGCAAGGCGCCCTCATTACGGCCCGCGACCTGGGATACACCTATCCCCAGCCGCCGACGTCGGCGCTGTCCGGGGTGACCATGCAGGTGCAGCGCGGGCAGTTCGTGGCCGTCATCGGCCCCAACGGCTCGGGCAAGACCACCTTCGTCAAGCTCCTGCTGGGGCTGCTGCGGCCGACGGACGGCGAGGTGCTGCTGCACGGGCGCCCGGCGTACGATGCCCAGGGCGGCATCCACCACTGCTTCGGCTACGTGCCCCAGCACCGCACGGTGAACCGGCAAGTGCCGGTGCGGGTGCGCGACGTGGTGGCCATGGCGGCACACTGCCGCTATGCCGGGCAACTGGGCCGGGCGGAGATCGGGCGGCGGGTGCAGCAGTCGCTGGAAATGGTGGAGCTGGCCGACCTGGCGGGGAGGCCCTTCTCGGCCCTCAGCGGCGGCCAGCAGCAGCGCGCGCTCATCGCCCGCGCCCTGGTCGTGGACCCGCTCGTGCTGATCGCCGACGAGCCCTTCGCGGCCGTGGACGCCGCCAGCTCGCAGACGATCACCCACCTGCTGCAATGGCTCGTGGCTGAGAAGTCGGTCACCGTGCTGGCCGTCGTGCATGACATCAACGCGCTGGTACACTCGCTGGACCGGGTGCTGCTGCTGAACACGGAGATGGTGGCGTACGGTGCGCCGACCGAGGTGCTCACCGCCGAGCACCTGCGCGCGGCCTACGGCCGGGCAGTGCCGATCCTGGTGTGTGACGACGGCTTCCTGCACCCGCTGACCGAGGCGCAGCATGGCTGACCTGGCGGAGTACCTGCAGTCGCCCTTCGTGTGGCGGGCAGCGTTGGGGTTGCTGTTCATCGCGATCAACGCGGCCCTGGCCGGGGCCTTCGCGGCCTTTCGCAGCGCCACGTTCCTGATCTCCGGCGCGGCGCACGCGGCCCTGGCGGGAGCGGCGCTGGTGCTGGTGGCGGGCGGGGCGCTGGCCCAGAGCGACATCAGCCCCGTGCTGGGTGGGGCGGTGTTCGCCATCGGCCTGGCCCTGCTTGCCGCCGCCGCGCGGGATACGCAGGGACAGCGCGAGACGGATGTCACCATCGGCGTGGGCTTCGCCTTCTCGATGGCGCTGGCCGTGCTGCTCATCTCGCTGATCCCCGACAAGGCGGCGCGCGTGTGGGGTATCCTGCTGGGGGACTTGCTGCTGCTGACCGCCGGCGACCTGTGGGTCCTGGGCCTGACGACCGCGCTGATCGTCCTGTGCTTCGCGATCTTCTGGCGGCCGTTCATCTTCGTGACCTTCGACATGGAGGGAGCGCAGGCGTTCGGCCTGCGCGCCGCTCCGTACAACTACCTGCTCTTTGCGCTGATCGGCCTGTCCACGGCGGTGCTGCTCAAGAGCGTCGGGGCCATCGTGGTCTTCGCCATGCTGGCGGCGCCCGCCGCGACGGCCCGGCTCCTGGCCCACTCGGTGCGCCGCACCATGGCCTACGCCTTCCTGATCGCCCTGCTCTCCGGCGTCGTGGCCTTGCTGCTCTCGAGCGTCGTGCGCTTTTCGGTCAGCGGTCTGGCGGCCCTGCTGGCCTCGGGCAGCTACTTCGTCGGCCGGGGCTATGTCTGGCTCGCAGAGCGACAGGTCGCCAACAGCGCGTAGCGGCGCGATCCATCGCGCTCGCCGTACAGGACCATTCCCACAGACTCCCCGGGCGCGATGAATCGCGCCACTACATGAAGGACTGACCTACCCATGCCTACCGACAAGTACCCCCACCAGATGCTGCGTGAGATCCATGAGCAGCCCCAGGCCATCCGCGAGACCCTCACCAAGGAGGGCGCGCGCATCGCGGAGACCGCCGCGGTCTTGCGCGAGCGCAAGCCGCGCTTCGTCATCCTCGCGGCCCGCGGCACCTCCGACAATGCCGGCACCTATCTGCGCTACATCGTCGGCGCCGTCAACGGGATGGTCGTGGCGCCGGCGGCCCCGTCGCTGCTGACCGTCTACGGCAGCCACATGCACATTGAGGACACCGTCGTCATCGGCATCTCGCAGTCGGGGAAGGCGACCGACGTGATCGAGGTGCTGGAGGCCTCGCGACAGCTCGGGGCGATGACCGTGGCGCTGACGAACACGGCCGACTCCCCGATCGTCCAGGCGGCGGAGTTCCCGCTACTCACCCACGCCCACGAGGAGAAGGCAGTCGCCGCCACCAAGACCTACACGACCGCGCTGACGGCCCTGTACCAGTTGGCGGCGTGTTGGGCGGAGCGGACGGACCTGCAGGAGGAGATCGCGCAGGCGCCCGCGGCCATCGAGCAGGTCTTCGCCGACCTGGAGCCCTGGATCGCCGACCGGTCCGAGCGCTACCGCTACATGGACACCTGCACGATTCTGGCGCGCGGGCTGAACTACGCCACTGCCAAGGAGATCGGGCTGAAGCTGCAGGAGACCTGCTACATCAACCCCGAGCCGTGGAGCGCCGCGGACTACATGCACGGCCCGATCGCGGCGCTGAACCCGGGCGACCCGGTGGTCCTGATCGCCCCGCAGGGGGCCTCGCTGGACTCGATGCTGGAGGTCGGCGCCGCGGTGCAGGAGAGGCAGGGGGAGATGGTCGTGTTCTCGGACGACGAGGAGGCGCTGGCGCTGGCGACAGTGCCGATGAAGCTCCCGCCCCTGGGCAAGTCCTATTGGTCGCCGATCGTGATCGCCGCAGCAGGGCAACTGTTCGCGTACTACCTGGCGGTCCACAAGGGGCTGAACCCCGACCAGCCACGGGGGCTGCACAAGGTAACGTTGACGTACTGAGGGTGTCGTCTCAGTAGCGCTCCATGAACTGCTCTTCGGTGATGCCGACGCCGCGCAGTATGCCACGCAGCAGGTCGCGCTTGATCTGCGTATGTCGTGGGAT contains these protein-coding regions:
- a CDS encoding DUF4349 domain-containing protein, whose product is MKRTRTVALLLVVLLVLVWCCGCATKMAARLSEPGAAPPAPAQMAATPAGEADAAGRGASDEKQVAGTSGASAPTANAAANRKIITTGSMTIEVRDLDRAVGELTRLVTQAGGFFANKTVSVEEDWRHAELTIRVPADSFGKLHDGARALGTVTRDEQQGEDVTKQWQDLEARIKIRQAEEQALVRLMARQGRLADLLEVEKRLWEVREQIEQAQGELRVLRDQVTLATLTVTLREEVPAGVGKVGPWNLGYHVVNAVHALVSAVRAVLIALIYVALPGAIVWVPLLLLIRWLRRRARARRAQVPPPPDTTA
- a CDS encoding hemerythrin domain-containing protein, with the protein product MMTPAGALMIEHRLIERMVALMEEQLARVRGRHDCDPDFISAAVDFTRSYADRCHHGKEEDILFRALAAQPLDEPLQTVLQELIDEHVRSRRATGRLADAGERYRQGEAGALAEIEQRLAELVSLYPQHIAKEDKRFFVPAQQRFSQPELAAMLDQFGEFDRQLFHEHYRHLVGQWEGAQHRP
- a CDS encoding metal ABC transporter ATP-binding protein, producing MTHEPCPPQGALITARDLGYTYPQPPTSALSGVTMQVQRGQFVAVIGPNGSGKTTFVKLLLGLLRPTDGEVLLHGRPAYDAQGGIHHCFGYVPQHRTVNRQVPVRVRDVVAMAAHCRYAGQLGRAEIGRRVQQSLEMVELADLAGRPFSALSGGQQQRALIARALVVDPLVLIADEPFAAVDAASSQTITHLLQWLVAEKSVTVLAVVHDINALVHSLDRVLLLNTEMVAYGAPTEVLTAEHLRAAYGRAVPILVCDDGFLHPLTEAQHG
- a CDS encoding metal ABC transporter permease; its protein translation is MADLAEYLQSPFVWRAALGLLFIAINAALAGAFAAFRSATFLISGAAHAALAGAALVLVAGGALAQSDISPVLGGAVFAIGLALLAAAARDTQGQRETDVTIGVGFAFSMALAVLLISLIPDKAARVWGILLGDLLLLTAGDLWVLGLTTALIVLCFAIFWRPFIFVTFDMEGAQAFGLRAAPYNYLLFALIGLSTAVLLKSVGAIVVFAMLAAPAATARLLAHSVRRTMAYAFLIALLSGVVALLLSSVVRFSVSGLAALLASGSYFVGRGYVWLAERQVANSA
- a CDS encoding SIS domain-containing protein: MPTDKYPHQMLREIHEQPQAIRETLTKEGARIAETAAVLRERKPRFVILAARGTSDNAGTYLRYIVGAVNGMVVAPAAPSLLTVYGSHMHIEDTVVIGISQSGKATDVIEVLEASRQLGAMTVALTNTADSPIVQAAEFPLLTHAHEEKAVAATKTYTTALTALYQLAACWAERTDLQEEIAQAPAAIEQVFADLEPWIADRSERYRYMDTCTILARGLNYATAKEIGLKLQETCYINPEPWSAADYMHGPIAALNPGDPVVLIAPQGASLDSMLEVGAAVQERQGEMVVFSDDEEALALATVPMKLPPLGKSYWSPIVIAAAGQLFAYYLAVHKGLNPDQPRGLHKVTLTY